A genomic window from Paucibacter sp. KCTC 42545 includes:
- the phaP gene encoding phasin family protein (Members of this family are phasins (small proteins associated with inclusions such as PHA granules). Note that several different families of phasins have been named PhaP despite very little sequence similarity to each other.) — MNNPSAEQFLNAAKTAMADMSSMAATSLAGFEKLVELNLSVAKSAMAESAEQMQAVMAAKAPQDLSAVAGQVQPLAEKAAAYGRAVAEIVTETGTALSKAAEGKFAEVQSQAAASIEAALKQAPAGSETAVSAFKTAMSAGQSALETAQAQTKQAVETASKGFATATEMAVKASHSASKGK, encoded by the coding sequence ATGAACAACCCATCCGCAGAACAATTCCTGAACGCCGCCAAGACCGCCATGGCCGATATGAGCAGCATGGCCGCCACCAGCCTGGCTGGCTTTGAAAAGCTGGTTGAGCTGAATCTGTCTGTCGCCAAGTCGGCCATGGCCGAATCGGCCGAACAGATGCAAGCCGTGATGGCCGCCAAGGCCCCGCAAGATTTGAGCGCCGTCGCCGGCCAGGTGCAGCCTTTGGCTGAGAAGGCTGCCGCTTACGGTCGCGCCGTGGCGGAAATCGTCACCGAAACCGGTACCGCCCTGAGCAAGGCTGCCGAAGGCAAGTTTGCCGAAGTGCAAAGCCAGGCCGCCGCCAGCATCGAAGCTGCCCTGAAGCAAGCCCCAGCCGGCAGCGAGACAGCAGTGTCCGCATTCAAGACGGCCATGAGCGCCGGTCAGTCGGCCCTGGAAACGGCGCAAGCCCAAACCAAGCAAGCCGTTGAAACCGCCAGCAAGGGCTTTGCCACTGCCACCGAGATGGCCGTCAAGGCCTCGCATTCGGCCAGCAAGGGCAAGTAA
- a CDS encoding DEAD/DEAH box helicase: MSLADLRAALDAELAATPEFYDFKVLRSEREGQLWRVTLEAGYVYAEGQRPGQASAHALLDASLDGASAWWGAPVKGGATVLAVLAEDDQLLLQNASCPPPGPDCLIRLYPSRFLSAVADAWWDTPWAERALACLPDLAQPQRVDEGPALTGAPFRWLRPAQRQALPLVDYSSAFLWGPPGTGKTTTLGVLLAEYLERRPEARVLLLSTTNQAVDLATLAVDKALQKGRREALRSSVQRLGTRFDAAAYAGREHLIPTTDQDLISQLARAEAARPASRDAQQLKAWADRVAALREALRSASLQVLRRCRLASMTTTRAAFTLKTLRELAPDDAPPFDLLVFDEASQVSLAHALALMPLGRCRLFAGDPQQLSPVQRSPERGARRWLGRSAFAESPMRGPAVALLNEQSRMAGPICDLVSEMFYDGALQVAADAQASPAWLAERKRPLGDISADTHVQMQHVASQGAWSAAARGPLRRESAEAIAKEIAAALNSEQWQAHELIVLTPFRAQRALLRQCLQAQGVPDTVKVSTVHRAQGSEAALLFFDPVDGSQPFLQSEEARRLINVALSRAQAKVLVYLSAADASNPLLAPIVQRQRLAGDRREAIPLLQLARQASFPANALGQRVQAGRHTGEVSRLSADGRQFWLVNERSGAEQLIDVAFWRGKAAAP; the protein is encoded by the coding sequence ATGAGCCTTGCCGATCTGCGTGCGGCGCTGGACGCCGAGCTGGCGGCCACGCCCGAGTTTTACGACTTCAAGGTGTTGCGCAGCGAGCGCGAAGGCCAGCTCTGGCGCGTCACGCTGGAAGCCGGTTACGTCTACGCCGAAGGCCAGCGCCCCGGCCAAGCCTCGGCCCACGCGCTGCTGGACGCCAGCCTGGACGGCGCCTCCGCCTGGTGGGGCGCGCCGGTCAAAGGGGGCGCCACGGTGCTGGCGGTCTTGGCCGAGGATGATCAGCTGCTGCTGCAAAACGCCAGCTGCCCGCCGCCCGGGCCGGACTGCCTGATCCGGCTCTACCCCAGCCGCTTTCTCAGCGCCGTGGCCGATGCTTGGTGGGACACGCCCTGGGCCGAGCGCGCGCTGGCCTGCTTGCCCGACTTGGCGCAGCCGCAGCGCGTGGACGAGGGCCCAGCCCTGACCGGCGCGCCCTTTCGCTGGTTGCGCCCGGCGCAGCGCCAGGCACTGCCGCTGGTGGACTACAGCAGCGCTTTTCTGTGGGGCCCGCCGGGCACCGGCAAAACCACCACCCTGGGCGTGCTGCTGGCCGAATACCTCGAACGCCGCCCCGAGGCCCGCGTGCTGCTGCTGTCCACCACCAACCAGGCCGTGGACCTGGCCACGCTGGCGGTGGACAAAGCCTTGCAAAAAGGCCGCCGCGAGGCCCTGCGCAGCAGCGTGCAACGCCTGGGCACCCGCTTCGACGCCGCCGCCTACGCCGGGCGCGAACACCTGATCCCCACCACCGACCAAGACCTGATCAGCCAACTCGCCCGCGCCGAAGCCGCCCGCCCCGCCAGCCGCGACGCACAGCAACTCAAAGCCTGGGCCGACCGCGTGGCCGCTTTGCGCGAAGCCCTGCGCAGCGCCTCGCTGCAAGTGCTGCGCCGCTGCCGCCTGGCCAGCATGACGACCACTCGCGCCGCCTTCACGCTCAAGACCCTGCGCGAGTTGGCGCCCGACGATGCGCCGCCATTCGATCTGCTGGTGTTCGACGAAGCCAGCCAGGTCAGCCTGGCCCATGCCTTGGCCCTGATGCCGCTGGGCCGCTGCCGCTTGTTCGCCGGTGACCCACAGCAGCTCTCCCCCGTGCAACGCAGCCCCGAGCGCGGCGCGCGCCGCTGGCTAGGCCGATCCGCCTTCGCCGAAAGCCCCATGCGCGGCCCCGCCGTGGCGCTGCTGAACGAGCAGTCGCGCATGGCAGGGCCGATTTGCGACTTGGTCAGCGAGATGTTTTACGACGGCGCCCTGCAAGTGGCCGCCGATGCGCAAGCCTCCCCCGCCTGGCTGGCTGAGCGCAAGCGCCCGCTGGGTGACATCAGCGCCGACACCCATGTGCAAATGCAGCACGTCGCCAGCCAAGGCGCCTGGAGCGCCGCCGCCCGCGGCCCGCTGCGCCGCGAATCGGCCGAAGCGATTGCCAAGGAAATCGCCGCCGCGCTGAACAGCGAGCAGTGGCAAGCCCATGAGCTGATCGTGCTGACGCCTTTCCGCGCCCAACGCGCCCTGCTGCGCCAATGCCTGCAGGCGCAAGGCGTGCCGGACACAGTCAAAGTCAGCACCGTGCACCGCGCCCAAGGCAGCGAAGCAGCCCTGCTCTTCTTCGACCCGGTGGACGGCAGCCAGCCTTTTCTGCAAAGCGAAGAGGCCCGCCGCCTGATCAATGTGGCGCTGAGCCGCGCCCAGGCCAAGGTGCTGGTTTATCTGTCAGCGGCCGACGCCAGCAACCCCTTGCTCGCACCCATCGTGCAGCGCCAGCGCCTGGCGGGCGACAGGCGCGAAGCCATCCCCCTGCTGCAGCTGGCACGCCAAGCCAGCTTCCCCGCTAACGCCCTGGGCCAGCGGGTGCAAGCCGGGCGGCACACTGGGGAGGTCAGCCGCTTGAGCGCAGACGGTCGCCAGTTCTGGCTGGTGAACGAGCGCAGTGGGGCTGAACAGCTGATTGATGTGGCGTTTTGGCGTGGCAAGGCAGCTGCGCCCTAA